A single genomic interval of Coprobacter tertius harbors:
- a CDS encoding class II fructose-bisphosphate aldolase produces the protein MVSYKDLGLVNTKEMFAKAIKGGYAIPAFNFNNMEQLQAIIQAAVETKSPVILQVSKGARQYANQTLLRYMAEGAVEYAKELGCAHPQIVLHLDHGDSFELCKSCVDMGFSSVMIDGSHLPYDENVALTKKVVEYAHQFDVTVEGELGVLAGVEDEVSAEEHTYTKPEEVVDFVTKTGVDSLAISIGTSHGANKFKPEQCTRDANGRLVPPPLRFDVLEGVEKELPGFPIVLHGSSSVPQEEVETINKYGGALKDAIGIPEEELRKAAKSAVCKINIDSDSRLAMTAAIREVFATKPAEFDPRKYLGPARENMKKLYKHKIENVLGSNNKIDC, from the coding sequence ATGGTTAGTTACAAAGATTTAGGCCTGGTAAACACCAAAGAAATGTTTGCTAAGGCTATCAAAGGTGGATATGCTATTCCGGCTTTTAACTTCAATAACATGGAACAGTTGCAGGCTATTATTCAGGCTGCAGTGGAAACTAAATCTCCGGTGATCCTTCAGGTATCGAAAGGCGCCCGTCAGTATGCCAATCAAACGCTTCTCCGTTACATGGCCGAAGGTGCTGTAGAATATGCAAAAGAATTGGGTTGTGCGCATCCTCAGATCGTACTCCATCTCGATCATGGCGATTCTTTCGAACTTTGCAAATCTTGTGTCGATATGGGATTCTCTTCTGTAATGATCGACGGTTCTCATCTTCCTTATGATGAAAACGTAGCTCTTACCAAGAAAGTCGTAGAATATGCTCATCAGTTCGATGTAACCGTAGAAGGTGAATTAGGTGTATTGGCCGGTGTTGAAGACGAAGTAAGCGCTGAAGAACACACTTATACTAAACCCGAAGAAGTAGTTGATTTCGTAACCAAAACGGGTGTAGATAGCTTGGCTATTTCTATCGGTACTTCTCATGGTGCAAATAAATTCAAACCCGAACAATGTACTCGCGATGCCAACGGTCGTTTGGTGCCTCCTCCCTTGCGTTTCGATGTATTGGAAGGCGTAGAAAAAGAACTTCCGGGATTCCCTATCGTTCTTCACGGTTCATCTTCTGTACCTCAGGAAGAAGTGGAAACAATCAATAAATACGGTGGTGCATTAAAAGACGCTATCGGTATTCCCGAAGAAGAATTGCGCAAAGCTGCTAAATCGGCTGTTTGCAAAATCAATATCGATTCTGACAGCCGTTTGGCAATGACAGCTGCTATTCGCGAAGTATTTGCTACCAAACCTGCCGAATTCGACCCGCGTAAATATTTGGGCCCGGCTCGTGAAAACATGAAGAAGTTGTACAAACACAAAATCGAAAATGTTTTGGGAAGCAATAACAAAATAGATTGCTAA
- a CDS encoding aminodeoxychorismate synthase component I: protein MYLNRTGDIIDCMNRYGKMRSPFLFAISYDMQEAYLFPVAELNRTEDVLYDFGGNTNTRAIVKRNYVSPVLIARPVSFVRYKRSFDIVHRNLLRGNSFLTNLTCATPVQCNLSANEIFYRSKAPYKLYIKGRFVVFSPETFVRIQNGMISSYPMKGTIDASLPNARERILGDVKESAEHATIVDLIRNDLSRVATQVEVSRYRYIDLVNTSNGDLLQVSSEIKGRLEGYYNERLGDILFSLLPAGSITGAPKKKTMEIIAEAETCPRGFYTGVMGYFDGFDLDSAVMIRFMEIRETGFLFKSGGGITAKSRAEAEYNEMKQKIYVPICRNLTDTGW, encoded by the coding sequence ATGTATCTAAACCGTACCGGAGATATTATCGACTGTATGAATAGGTATGGGAAAATGCGTTCGCCTTTTCTTTTTGCTATCTCATACGATATGCAGGAAGCTTACCTTTTCCCGGTTGCCGAATTGAATAGAACGGAGGACGTTTTATATGATTTTGGCGGTAATACGAATACCCGGGCCATAGTAAAGCGTAATTATGTTTCTCCAGTTCTTATTGCCCGTCCCGTATCGTTTGTTCGTTATAAACGTTCGTTCGATATCGTACACAGGAATTTGTTGCGGGGGAATTCTTTTTTAACGAACCTTACTTGTGCTACGCCCGTACAATGCAATCTTTCGGCGAATGAAATATTTTACCGTTCCAAGGCACCTTATAAGTTGTATATAAAAGGGCGTTTTGTGGTTTTTTCACCGGAGACTTTTGTTCGTATCCAAAACGGTATGATCTCTTCATACCCGATGAAGGGAACGATCGACGCTTCTCTTCCCAATGCGCGCGAACGTATTCTGGGGGATGTCAAAGAAAGTGCCGAGCATGCTACGATTGTAGATCTTATCCGAAATGATTTGAGTCGTGTCGCTACACAAGTAGAAGTTTCCCGTTATCGGTATATCGACCTTGTAAATACTTCGAATGGAGATTTATTACAAGTAAGTTCCGAAATTAAAGGCAGGTTGGAGGGTTATTATAACGAGAGGTTGGGAGATATTTTATTCAGTCTGTTGCCGGCTGGTTCTATTACAGGTGCTCCCAAAAAGAAAACGATGGAGATTATTGCCGAGGCAGAAACTTGTCCCCGGGGATTTTATACCGGCGTGATGGGTTATTTCGATGGTTTCGATCTCGATAGTGCGGTAATGATACGTTTTATGGAGATAAGGGAAACCGGCTTTCTGTTTAAAAGCGGGGGCGGTATAA